The Ahaetulla prasina isolate Xishuangbanna chromosome 3, ASM2864084v1, whole genome shotgun sequence genome window below encodes:
- the NRAS gene encoding GTPase NRas produces the protein MTEYKLVVVGAGGVGKSALTIQLIQNHFVDEYDPTIEDSYRKQVVIDGETCLLDILDTAGQEEYSAMRDQYMRTGEGFLCVFAINNSKSFADINLYREQIKRVKDSEDVPMVLVGNKCDLPTRTVDTKQAHEVAKSYGIPFIETSAKTRQGVEDAFYTLVREIRQYRMKRLNSNEDGNQGCMGVSCLVM, from the exons ATGACTGAGTACAAACTGGTGGTAGTAGGAGCTGGGGGTGTTGGAAAAAGTGCCCTGACCATCCAGCTTATCCAGAATCACTTCGTAGATGAATATGATCCTACTATTGAG GATTCTTACCGCAAACAAGTTGTTATTGATGGAGAGACTTGTTTGCTAGACATCTTGGATACGGCAGGACAGGAGGAATATAGTGCCATGAGGGACCAATATATGAGAACTGGGGAAGGCTTTCTTTGTGTGTTTGCCATTAACAACAGCAAATCATTTGCAGATATAAATCTTTACAG AGAgcaaattaaaagagtgaaagaTTCAGAAGATGTACCAATGGTATTAGTGGGAAACAAATGTGATTTACCAACAAGAACAGTAGATACCAAGCAGGCTCACGAAGTAGCAAAGAGTTATGGTATTCCATTCATTGAAACATCTGCCAAAACAAGACAG GGTGTTGAAGATGCTTTTTATACACTGGTTAGAGAAATCCGTCAGTATCGAATGAAAAGGCTCAACAGTAATGAAGATGGGAATCAAGGCTGCATGGGGGTGTCGTGTCTTGTGATGTGA